Part of the Chrysiogenes arsenatis DSM 11915 genome, TAATCACAAATGCCAGCTTCACCCAGCCAGTTGTGCCATCCATCAGGGCACGGCGCGGATACATGGGCGGCACTTGCGACACGGGTGTGAGTGGTTGTGAATACGCCATCATGCCGCTTGCCATTGTGGGCAGGCCTGCCATTGCCAGGTTGGGGCTGAAATGCGGGCGCGACAGGTTCATTTGTGGTGTGCGCGGTGCATTCATCTGCGGTGCTGGCGTCGATACGGCTTCGAGTTGCGGCAAAGGTTCCTGTTCTGGTGGTTTGGGCGGTTTGCGTTTGCGCTCTGGGATTGGTGGCGGAACGTCATCAATGCGGATAAAATTCATTACCATCCGTTGCCGCTCGGCGTTCAGGTTGCCTGCATCGCGATTGACCATGCTGGTCATCATCCAAAAAAGTCCGAGTGCTACCAGCGAGGCGCACCCGAACGCGGTGCTGTGGCGGACGAGTGCGTTTGTCATGGTTTACTCGCGGCGATGGCAACATTCAGTACGCCAGCCTGACGTACCTGATCCATCACTTCAACCAGAATGCCGGTGCGCGAGGCTTCGTCGGCCTGAATCACCACCGCCCCTTCGGGGTTTTCTGCCCGTAGTCGTTCAATGTTGGCACGTACTGCGCGCAAATCTACCTGCCGTTGGTCGATCCAAATTGCGCCGGTTTCCGAAACGGCAATCATAATGTTGCCGCGTTCCTGACGTTCGGCGCTGGCGGCGGCGGGGCGATTGACTTCAATCCCAGCTTCTTTGACAAACGACGTGGTGACGATAAAGAAAATCAACATAATAAACACCACGTCCATCATGGAGGTCATGTCTATTTCTGCGGATTCGCGTTCGGTCATTCTATTTCTGCGTCGCATAGTGTTCCCCTAAATTTTTTCCTTGTTCATCTGCCGGTTACATGGCAATGCAACCCTGGAATTTTTGCTAATGTCTGCGAAAGGACATCGGCAGCTTTTCGCGCTTTGTGCTCGCTGGCTCGTGCCAGATCAATGCTGAAAAACAGCCCAGAAAGTGCGACCACTAAACCGCTCATGGTGGGGATGGTCGCCATCGACACGCCAGAAGCAATGGCGCGTGGATTACCGGTTCCGCTGAATTCCAGCACTTCAAAGACCTGAATCATGCCAACGACGGTTCCCAGCAACCCCAGCAGTGGGCACATGGCAATCAATGTGCGGATCAAAAAAACCGATCCGCCAAGTTGATGGCGCAGTCTGGCAACATCCATCTGTTGGATTTTGCGTGCCAGCCAGATATCGGTCAGCGTTGTGTTTTCCCACTGCGCCCGTAACGCGGCAAACTCCTGCGGAAAAACACGCCAATGATACCAGTACCGCTCTAAAATCAATGTCCAGAGCGCCACCGCCACGATCAGAATGGCCCAGAGCACGTTGCCGCCAGCGTCGATGTAGCTGCTGATGGCAAAGAGTGCGTCAGCCATGTGCGTACCCTGTCCGTTGTTTGGCCATGTGTTTGGCGAGCAGGCCGGCGCCCTGTTCTTCCATCACGTTCACCAAATAGCGGCTTTTAGCGGAGGCAAGGTTATGCAGAAACAGAAGCGGAATGGCGACGACCAACCCCAGCGCGGTTGTAACCAATGCCTGAGAAATCCCGCCTGCCATGAGTTGCGGATCGCCGGTGCCAAAGAGCGTGATCGCCTGAAAGGTTTCGATCATCCCGACAACCGTTCCCAACAGCCCCAGTAGCGGCGCAACGGCTGCCAGGATTTTAATCGTGGTCAGCCCCCATTCCAAACGGGGAATTTCGCGCAGGACTTCTTCGTCCAGTTTGACTTCCAACGTTTCGGCGTCGATGGCGCGGTTTTGTTCATACAGCGACAGAATGCGCCCCAGTGGGTTGTCAGTCGTGATGGCCTCGCTCCCCATTTGATGCTTCATCCGCTGACCAACCACAAACAGCCACGAATAACGGGCAAGAAAGAGTACAAGGCCGAAAATACCAAGAGCGATGATGATCATCCCGATTTCGCGTCCCTGATGGATGCGTTCCAGCAGCGATGGAGACTGAACGAGCTGGGACAGAATCATACCGCGTGAGGGATCGACAGCAAACATCACGGTTTGCCCCGCTGCGGCATTCTCCAATGTTTGAGCTTGCTTCAAATGACGGCTCTGGGGTTGACGCGGAAGTTCCACAAACTGATTGCGCCCCTCGACATGGCTCAGATATTTCCCATCAGCCACGGCGTTAAAAGCGCCGATACGCAGAATATCGCCGGCGCGTTTGCGTCCGTCTGGAGCAACAATTTCGCTTGGCATGCGTTGCACTTTGCCGGAGTCGGCCATTTCCTGCAGTGCGGTAATCCAGAGTTTTTCTATTTCTTCGATGGATGGCAACACGCGGCTATCGCCGAGTTGTTTGATAAATTCCAATGCCTGCGACTTATCGGCCATCGCCAGCGATGCCAGATACTGCGCGTAGTAGTCGCCTGCATTTTGGCGCACCACACCGAACACTTCGCCCAAACTCCCTTGATGCTGCCGCAGAGATTCTTCCAGTATCATCAGCGCTGCTTCATTCGCTTCATAGCTTTTCGTCAAACGCGCCTGACGCTCCTGTTCGCGCTGAAGCTGCTGTTTGGCTTCGGCGACTTGCTGGCGAGCCGTTGCCAAATCGCTGGAAAACTTCTGTTCCCGCTCTGCATTCATTTGCTTTTCACTCAGCGACTGCCGCTGCACTTCTTTGAGAAACAAATCAAGCGTCGCCCCGGCAGAAGCCATGCCCGCAAGGAGCGGTATGATGATCAGGAGGCTGGCGATTTTTTGGAAAATAAAACTCATGGTTGCACCCCGGAAACCATCACGGGAAGTTCGATCAACTGTGGTGCTGCCTGACGCTTTGCCATGCGAATCCCTTGGCGAATGGCGCGCAGGTAGTCATCATCCAGCGCTTCCCACTGCTGCTTTTCGCGATTCCACTGGCCGCTCTCACGGTGATCGATGGTCTGATACACGTAGGCCAAACGACCCACACGGAGAAACTCCACATTGCGCAGCTGTCCGCCAAGATTCAATTCACCTTGGTAGCTTTCAATCGTGCGGCTGTACTCCGACTCTTTTTGATAGGCGTCCATAATTTGGCGGAACTTGGCCGCAACATCGACATCAGGGCGACTCATGAGTGCGCGTAAACCCTGCAGCCGCGCCGCCCGTTCATTATGCTGAAAAGGGATATCGCGCTCGATAAACCCTTCCAACGCGTCAAGCATACGCAACATCAGCGGAACAATTTCCCGCTGCGTTACCTGAACATTCGCAATCTGCTGCTCTAGCGAAGCTATTTCGCCAATCTGCGCTGTCACCATCGCGTCCAGGTTTCCGTTGAAAAGCTGCAAACTCTCCGTCTGGCGGCGCATATCCTGATACTGACGCAGTAGTCGTGCCGCTTCTTCGTCCATCGCATCAACTTTGTTCTGAGATACCCTTCCCTGTTGAATCGTGGCCTGTTCTGTTTCGATAACGTGCTGTGTCGATGTGGCAAAGAGCGGTGACGCTCCAAGGCTGATAATACCTGCAATGGCGCTAAAACTGCCTATCTGCCGGTGTACCCACCGTTGCGTACGGCGCCTGCTGTGCTGATGGAAGCCATTCACAAAACTCACTCCTTCTTTGATCGTGTGTGTCATTTGTTTTTCCGAATACAGAACCATAGCTTCCCATAAAAAGAATGGTGCTATGTAAAAGATTAGCCCTACTTAACAATAATGACTTTACTTCGTCAAGGAATTTAAGGTGCATCTTATGAATTTTTATGAAATGCGATTATTTTGGGGATGTGGATGTTATTTCTGGAGTATTCAAAGCGTGATGAGANCCACAGGAGGGGAATTTTTGCGAAATACTAGGTGATGGTCAGCGGATCTACGTATCCTTACGGCATTACCACCTTCTGCCCCGACTGCGCCCAAGCGACAATCCCACCTACCATGTTGTACACGTTATCAAATCCCTGCTGACGCAGCAGACGAGCCATCTGTCCGGTGCGGTTTCCGGTGCGGCATGTCAGAACAATCTTTTTGTCGCGTGGCAGTTTGTCCAGATTATACTGGATCTGCCCCATTGGAAGGTGAATAGTGCTGGGAATATAGCCCTGCTGCCGCTCAATATTTTCGCGAATATCCAGCAAAACCACATTAGGGTCGCTCTGGATCAGCGCTACTGTTTGCTGAACTGAAATATCCGTTGCGTTTGCCACTGTCGTAAATACCCCCAGAATACAACTTATGCAAAAGAATTTGCGAATGCGGGAAATCAATTGAATCATGCGTGCTCCTCTTCGCGATAAATCCGTAATTTTCTGGCGAAAATCACCTTTCGTTCTTACTGGCCAAAAACGATACTAATTCGTCTTTTTCGCCACAAAATAGCACTGGTTTGCCAGCGTTTTCCATTTGATAGTCGTACATCGGATCATAGTACGTTACCAAAAGGAGTTCCACCCACGCCGCATGGTGTTGGAGTTCGCCGTTTTTTTTCTGCTGCTGCAAGGCGGCGTCAAACAGATCAAGCACGTGTTGGTAACGCGCCATACCAAGTCGTTTGCGAATACGGAAAAATGCCTGACGTAGCGTGTCCACCCAGCGCGAATCTCCTTCGTCGCCGTACTGTTCACGGTACTGTTTCAACGCAAGTTCCACATATTCGGCAAGTGTCCGTTCGACCCGCTCAGCCAGCGGCGCTTCCAAAATCACCCGCGGAGCCTGACGCAGCACAGTATAAAAAGGTGCAGGAATACTGAGCGATCCGATATTCTGGCATTCATCTTCAAACACCAGCGACGTATGGCCTTCGTGCAGTTTTTTGATGAGTGCCGTCGCAAGCTGGTTTTCAAAATCAATCGGACACGGCTGAGGCGTCAGGTGTTTTCCGAAGGCCGAGCCGCGATGATGTGCAATCCCTTCCAAATCGATTCCGTTCGGCAACTGTTGCAGCACTTCGGTTTTACCCGAACCGGTACGACCTGCGATTACAATCGGGGTAATGGTCTCTGCAAACAGTGCTGGTACAACGTGCTCCAATTGCTCTATCAGAAAACGGCGAAAGGCTTTGTACCCACCGCTCAGGCGCGGGATAACCAATCCGGTGCTTTCATACAACCATTGCTGGGAAATCTTGGAGCGCATACCACCGCGAAAACAGTACAACATGGCGTTATCGTGCTGTCGAAAAAAGTCTGCCCACGCGGCGATGCGCGGAGCGCGAACCTCTTCGTTCACCAAGCGGTGACCGAGGGCGACCGCTTTGGCGTGCCCTTCGTATTTATAGCAAGTTCCGACCATGCGCCGTTCCTGATCGTTCATCAGCGGAAGGTTCACCGCATGCGGAAACGCCCCTTTGCCAAATTCGATCGGCGCACGCACGTCGATCAAAGGGATATTTTCAAGCACAATCCGCCGAAAATCGGCGGTTGTCGGCAGGTGTGGTGCCATTTACGGCTGCACCGTAACAAGATATTCGCCCTGTGTGGTGGTTCTTCCGATTGGCTGCAATGTAAATCCTGCGCCCTGTGCAACGGCGAGAAACTCAGCAACACTGGCCGATTCGACAGCGACTAGCAGACCTCCAGATGTTTGCGGATCACACAAAATCGCGCGTTGCTCGTCGCTGAGCGGCGTAACTTTCGCGCCATAACTCTGGAAATTACGCTTCGTTCCACCGGGTACACAACCGAGTGCCAGATAGTCGCGCACGTGCGGCAATACGGGGACGCACGAAAAATCAATCTGTGCTGCCACACCGCTCCCTTCGCAAATTTCGATCAAGTGACCCAGCAGACCAAACCCGGTGACATCGGTCATCGCACGCACGCCAGCAAGGCGCGAAAACTCTCTGCCCGCCGTGTTCAGCGTACACATGGCATCAATGGCGACTTGCAGATGGCCGTCAGCGATTTTTTTCTGCTTTTGTGCGGTGGTAAGAATGCCAATACCCAATGGTTTCGTCAGGAACAGCTCACAGCCCTCCGTCGCGGTATCGTTGCGTTTCAAGCGACTGGTTTCTACGGTGCCTGTCACCGCCAACCCAAAAATCGGCTCCTGTGAATCAATGGAATGCCCACCCGCCAGCGGAATGCCCGCATCACAGCACGCCGCGCGACCACCATCTATCACCTGTGCTCCAATTTCTGCGGAGAGCTTGGCAATTGGCCAGCCGAAAATAGCTATCGCCATCAGTGGTTGCCCACCCATAGCATAGATATCACTGATCGCATTCGTGGCCGCGATGCGCCCAAACGTAAAAGGATCATCAACAATCGGCATAAAAAAGTCCGTCGTACTCAATACGGCGGTGCCGTTCCCCAGATCAAACGCGGCGGCGTCATCTTTGGTTTTATTTCCCACAAGAAGTGCAGGAAATGGGGCTATATCCATCGAAGTGTGGAGAAACTCTTCTAAAAGTGCTGGAGCAATTTTGCAACCACAGCCGGCACCATGGCTAAATTCCGTGAGTTTTATCGATTCCATGACAACCTCCAGTTTCAATGGCTGGAAAAATACCATGATCCCGACGTACAAAGAAACGGGCATTTTGGTTTCAGGAAAATACCTCTCGGTAGATGGCACGAAGGAGCGAGGCATTTTTTCTTGCAAATCTCATCGACAAACCACAGGGAGGTATCTATAATCGGTCGTTGGTTTGACCTATTTTTACATATGTGAGTGACGGCTGAAATTTTTCACCCGCGAACAATAAGGAGTATTAGGCAATGAAGGGATATGTTGTTTTGGCCGATGGCCGTTGTTTTGTCGGTAAAGGTTTTGGATACGAAGGGATCAGCGATGGCGAAGTCGTATTTAACACGAGCCTGACAGGATACCAGGAAATCCTTACCGACCCTTCCTACGCTGACCAGATTATTACCATGACCTATCCCATGATCGGCAATGTCGGCACTAATGCCGAAGATATGGAAGCCGATACGGTTTTTGCGAAGGGCTTTATTGTCAAAGAATATGTTGAAACACCGTCGAATTTTCGTGCCGAAGAATCGCTGGGAGCATTCCTCACGCGCTGGAAAATCCCCGGCGTTTCCGGTATTGATACGCGCGCATTAGTGCGCCATATTCGTACGCGCGGCGCCATGCCGGGTGTGATTGCCACGGGCGAGCACGATATCGAAGCGCTACGCCAACGTGCGGCGGCCGCTGCCGTGATGGTTGGCAAAGATTTGGTGCAAGCGGTGACGTGTCAACAACCATACCAATGGAAAGAAGGAATTTGGGAAATTGGTCGTGGCTATAAAAAGCCCACCACCACTGGCGATATCCGCCTTGCCGTTTACGATTTCGGCGTCAAGCGCAATATGCTCCGCCTTTTGGTGGAATATGGTTTTGATGTCACGGTTTTCCCTGCCACTACCCCTGCGCAAACCATTCTTGATGGCAAATTCGACGCGCTCTTCCTCTCCAATGGCCCCGGCGATCCAGCAGCCGTCACCTACGCCCATCAGGCGGTTGCCGCGCTAGCTGGTAAGTTGCCGCTCTTTGGTATTTGCCTTGGACACCAAATTACCTGTACCGCGCTGGGCGGATCGACCTTTAAGCTCAAATTCGGGCATCGTGGCGGCAATCAGCCGGTCAAAGATCTCAAAACTGGCAAAGTAGAAATCACCGCACAGAACCACGGTTTTGCGGTCGATGCGACGACATTGCCTGAAGGGGTAAAAGTGTCGCACATTAACCTGAACGACCAAACGGTTGAAGGGATTGAGCACGAAGCGATGTCGCTCTTTACCGTGCAATATCACCCCGAAGCCAGTGCTGGGCCACGCGATAGTGAATATCTCTTTGCCCGCTTTGTCGATGTGATCCGCGAGTCGCAACGTTCGGCATAATATTTTGAGTATTTTCGTTACAGGAGGCTTTTGCACATGAAACGACTTGCCATTCTTTTTCTCGCACTGACTCTTGGTAGTAATGTGCTGGCGCGTGAACTTGATTTTGTCACCGCTTTTTCGCTGGCACTCGAAAACAATAAAGAGATTTTGTTGCAGGAAGTCGCCCAGCGCAAAGCCGAATTAGGCGATATAAAAGCGCGCGCTATCATGATGCCAAGCTTAACGGCCAACCTTGGGTATCAACAACGCGAACATGGTTTTTTGCAAAATAGCAGTTCGACCACCTCACCCAATGATTCCTACAACACACGCTACTTGAATGCGTCGCTGTCGCAACCGATTTATACGGGCGGACGTGCCGCTGCGGAACGGAGTAAGGCGACCCACGTGCAGGTTGCTTCGGCCTATCAGGTAACTGCCGCGCAGAAATCGATATACCTTGCGCTGGTTTCACTGTTTGCCGATATCCGTCAAGCAGAAGCTATTGCTGCGGTTAACCGCGCCAACATTGAA contains:
- the carA gene encoding glutamine-hydrolyzing carbamoyl-phosphate synthase small subunit — its product is MKGYVVLADGRCFVGKGFGYEGISDGEVVFNTSLTGYQEILTDPSYADQIITMTYPMIGNVGTNAEDMEADTVFAKGFIVKEYVETPSNFRAEESLGAFLTRWKIPGVSGIDTRALVRHIRTRGAMPGVIATGEHDIEALRQRAAAAAVMVGKDLVQAVTCQQPYQWKEGIWEIGRGYKKPTTTGDIRLAVYDFGVKRNMLRLLVEYGFDVTVFPATTPAQTILDGKFDALFLSNGPGDPAAVTYAHQAVAALAGKLPLFGICLGHQITCTALGGSTFKLKFGHRGGNQPVKDLKTGKVEITAQNHGFAVDATTLPEGVKVSHINLNDQTVEGIEHEAMSLFTVQYHPEASAGPRDSEYLFARFVDVIRESQRSA
- the selD gene encoding selenide, water dikinase SelD produces the protein MESIKLTEFSHGAGCGCKIAPALLEEFLHTSMDIAPFPALLVGNKTKDDAAAFDLGNGTAVLSTTDFFMPIVDDPFTFGRIAATNAISDIYAMGGQPLMAIAIFGWPIAKLSAEIGAQVIDGGRAACCDAGIPLAGGHSIDSQEPIFGLAVTGTVETSRLKRNDTATEGCELFLTKPLGIGILTTAQKQKKIADGHLQVAIDAMCTLNTAGREFSRLAGVRAMTDVTGFGLLGHLIEICEGSGVAAQIDFSCVPVLPHVRDYLALGCVPGGTKRNFQSYGAKVTPLSDEQRAILCDPQTSGGLLVAVESASVAEFLAVAQGAGFTLQPIGRTTTQGEYLVTVQP
- a CDS encoding rhodanese-like domain-containing protein, whose translation is MIQLISRIRKFFCISCILGVFTTVANATDISVQQTVALIQSDPNVVLLDIRENIERQQGYIPSTIHLPMGQIQYNLDKLPRDKKIVLTCRTGNRTGQMARLLRQQGFDNVYNMVGGIVAWAQSGQKVVMP
- the mnmH gene encoding tRNA 2-selenouridine(34) synthase MnmH, which produces MAPHLPTTADFRRIVLENIPLIDVRAPIEFGKGAFPHAVNLPLMNDQERRMVGTCYKYEGHAKAVALGHRLVNEEVRAPRIAAWADFFRQHDNAMLYCFRGGMRSKISQQWLYESTGLVIPRLSGGYKAFRRFLIEQLEHVVPALFAETITPIVIAGRTGSGKTEVLQQLPNGIDLEGIAHHRGSAFGKHLTPQPCPIDFENQLATALIKKLHEGHTSLVFEDECQNIGSLSIPAPFYTVLRQAPRVILEAPLAERVERTLAEYVELALKQYREQYGDEGDSRWVDTLRQAFFRIRKRLGMARYQHVLDLFDAALQQQKKNGELQHHAAWVELLLVTYYDPMYDYQMENAGKPVLFCGEKDELVSFLASKNER
- a CDS encoding biopolymer transporter ExbD, which gives rise to MRRRNRMTERESAEIDMTSMMDVVFIMLIFFIVTTSFVKEAGIEVNRPAAASAERQERGNIMIAVSETGAIWIDQRQVDLRAVRANIERLRAENPEGAVVIQADEASRTGILVEVMDQVRQAGVLNVAIAASKP
- a CDS encoding MotA/TolQ/ExbB proton channel family protein, with amino-acid sequence MADALFAISSYIDAGGNVLWAILIVAVALWTLILERYWYHWRVFPQEFAALRAQWENTTLTDIWLARKIQQMDVARLRHQLGGSVFLIRTLIAMCPLLGLLGTVVGMIQVFEVLEFSGTGNPRAIASGVSMATIPTMSGLVVALSGLFFSIDLARASEHKARKAADVLSQTLAKIPGLHCHVTGR
- a CDS encoding MotA/TolQ/ExbB proton channel family protein is translated as MSFIFQKIASLLIIIPLLAGMASAGATLDLFLKEVQRQSLSEKQMNAEREQKFSSDLATARQQVAEAKQQLQREQERQARLTKSYEANEAALMILEESLRQHQGSLGEVFGVVRQNAGDYYAQYLASLAMADKSQALEFIKQLGDSRVLPSIEEIEKLWITALQEMADSGKVQRMPSEIVAPDGRKRAGDILRIGAFNAVADGKYLSHVEGRNQFVELPRQPQSRHLKQAQTLENAAAGQTVMFAVDPSRGMILSQLVQSPSLLERIHQGREIGMIIIALGIFGLVLFLARYSWLFVVGQRMKHQMGSEAITTDNPLGRILSLYEQNRAIDAETLEVKLDEEVLREIPRLEWGLTTIKILAAVAPLLGLLGTVVGMIETFQAITLFGTGDPQLMAGGISQALVTTALGLVVAIPLLFLHNLASAKSRYLVNVMEEQGAGLLAKHMAKQRTGYAHG
- a CDS encoding energy transducer TonB, which produces MTNALVRHSTAFGCASLVALGLFWMMTSMVNRDAGNLNAERQRMVMNFIRIDDVPPPIPERKRKPPKPPEQEPLPQLEAVSTPAPQMNAPRTPQMNLSRPHFSPNLAMAGLPTMASGMMAYSQPLTPVSQVPPMYPRRALMDGTTGWVKLAFVITEDGNVRDVRVIEASPRRGIFDHEASRALSRWKFHPQKIDGHTVAAHATITINFNLER
- a CDS encoding DUF3450 domain-containing protein, translating into MTHTIKEGVSFVNGFHQHSRRRTQRWVHRQIGSFSAIAGIISLGASPLFATSTQHVIETEQATIQQGRVSQNKVDAMDEEAARLLRQYQDMRRQTESLQLFNGNLDAMVTAQIGEIASLEQQIANVQVTQREIVPLMLRMLDALEGFIERDIPFQHNERAARLQGLRALMSRPDVDVAAKFRQIMDAYQKESEYSRTIESYQGELNLGGQLRNVEFLRVGRLAYVYQTIDHRESGQWNREKQQWEALDDDYLRAIRQGIRMAKRQAAPQLIELPVMVSGVQP